One genomic segment of Hydra vulgaris chromosome 14, alternate assembly HydraT2T_AEP includes these proteins:
- the LOC136090897 gene encoding piggyBac transposable element-derived protein 2-like, with product MKLRRLNGTDVIGMEESDGAEDTAEEDNAENNTQDTADDIVEQGPQHKRTKKQLPYKPSWVKSDFKEAVRKEKFPWTIPSPKVENHLSPVSLFELFITPEIMHRICNESKEYAAQKGHDNFDLDITSLKLFLSILLIRGYAPLPRRPMYWETAGDVHNSMVSAAMSRNKFSSIMSNIHFANNNELDMTDQTFSLNKSSASTKV from the coding sequence ATGAAACTACGAAGACTCAATGGAACTGATGTTATTGGAATGGAAGAGTCGGACGGTGCAGAAGACACTGCAGAGGAGGACAATGCGGAAAATAATACACAGGACACTGCAGATGATATAGTGGAACAGGGTCCGCAGCACAAGAGAACAAAGAAACAACTTCCGTATAAACCGTCATGGGTCAAAAGCGACTTCAAGGAGGCCGTCAGAAAGGAAAAGTTTCCATGGACCATACCCTCACCTAAAGTAGAAAACCATCTGTCACCAGTGTCATTATTTGAGTTGTTCATAACACCAGAAATAATGCACAGAATATGCAACGAAAGCAAAGAATACGCTGCTCAAAAAGGCCATGACAATTTTGATCTGGACATTACATCACTCAAGCTTTTCCTATCGATTCTTCTAATAAGGGGCTATGCTCCTCTGCCTCGTCGCCCTATGTATTGGGAAACTGCGGGGGATGTACACAATTCCATGGTGTCGGCCGCTATGTCACGCAATAAATTCAGTTCCATAATGAGTAATATACATTTTGCCAATAACAACGAACTTGATATGACTGACCAAACTTTCAGCCTGAACAAATCATCAGCATCGACGAAAGTATGA